From the genome of Papaver somniferum cultivar HN1 chromosome 2, ASM357369v1, whole genome shotgun sequence, one region includes:
- the LOC113352144 gene encoding uncharacterized protein LOC113352144, whose amino-acid sequence MSSSNKIAYHARSISLPTRSNPLAAAVEAQLCKLRSSDLTSSISKNLAALKDLYECVEDFLSTEDGKCLDAVLDRSVMLLDVCATIKDVLSMMKQSSQDLQSSIRRRSNEFDAYMISRKKVCKIIQKCLSDLKKNTNKYNDVVADILTEVEEITLAVFESILSFLSAQKQRSLVSKLTSKIAIQQVVNEVTKVDVALKSKVIEAQEVQMPLAALEMSLQDLEDGLESVFRCLIKNRFSLLNILNQ is encoded by the coding sequence ATGTCTTCCTCAAACAAAATTGCTTACCATGCTCGCTCTATCAGTTTGCCCACCAGATCTAACCCACTCGCTGCTGCAGTTGAGGCACAATTGTGTAAACTGAGATCTTCAGATCTCACCTCATCCATCTCCAAGAACTTGGCTGCTCTAAAGGACTTGTACGAATGTGTTGAGGATTTCCTTTCCACAGAAGATGGCAAATGCTTAGACGCAGTCTTGGACAGATCTGTCATGTTGTTGGATGTTTGTGCAACTATTAAGGATGTCTTGTCTATGATGAAGCAATCTTCCCAGGATCTTCAATCATCTATTCGAAGGCGATCCAATGAATTCGATGCATACATGATCTCAAGAAAGAAAGTCtgcaaaatcatccaaaaatgccTTTCAGATCTTAAGAAAAACACCAACAAGTACAATGATGTTGTCGCCGATATCCTAACAGAAGTTGAAGAAATTACTCTTGCAGTTTTTGAATCTATCTTGTCTTTCCTATCTGCCCAGAAGCAAAGGTCACTAGTCTCAAAGTTGACCAGCAAAATTGCAATCCAACAAGTTGTCAATGAAGTAACCAAGGTGGATGTCGCATTGAAATCCAAAGTCATTGAAGCACAAGAAGTGCAGATGCCACTGGCTGCCCTTGAAATGAGCCTTCAAGATCTTGAAGATGGATTGGAATCTGTCTTTAGGTGTCTCATCAAGAACCGATTTTCACTTCTTAACATTCTTAACCAATAG
- the LOC113352142 gene encoding uncharacterized protein LOC113352142: MNFDAYMISRKKVCKIIQKCLSDLKKNTNKNNDVVADILTEVEAITFAIFESVLSFLSAPKQRSLVSKLTTKSATQQVVNEVTKVDVALKSKVIEAKEVQKPLAALDVTLQDLEDGLESVFRCLIKNRVSLLNILNQ, encoded by the exons ATGAATTTTGACGCTTACATGATCTCAAGAAAGAAAGTCTGCAAAATTATCCAAAAATGCCTTTCAGATCTTAAGAAAAACACCAACAAGAACAATGATGTTGTCGCCGATATCCTAACAGAAGTTGAAGCAATAACTTTTGCAATTTTTGAATCTGTCTTGTCTTTCCTATCTGCACCAAAGCAAAGGTCACTAGTCTCAAAGTTGACCACCAAAAGTGCAACCCAACAAGTTGTCAATGAAGTAACCAAGGTGGATGTCGCATTGAAATCCAAAGTCATTGAAgcaaaagaagtgcagaagccaTTGGCTGCCCTTGACGTGACCCTTCAAGATCTTGAAGATGGATTAGAATCTGTCTTCAG GTGCCTGATCAAGAACCGAGTTTCACTTCTtaacatccttaaccaatag
- the LOC113352143 gene encoding uncharacterized protein LOC113352143 yields MSSSNKIAYHARSISLPTRSHPLAAAVEEQLSKLRSSDLTSSISNNLVALKDFYECVEDFLSTEDAKYIDAVLDRSVMLLDVCATIKDVLSMMKQSSQDLQSSIRRQSNEFDAYMISRKKVCKIIQKCLSDLKKNTNKNNDVVADILTEVEAITLAVFESVLSFLSAPKQRSLVSKLTTKSATQQVVNEVTKVDVTLKSKVIEAKEVQKPLAALDMILQDLEDGVESVFRCLIKNRVSLLNILNQ; encoded by the coding sequence ATGTCTTCCTCAAACAAAATTGCTTACCATGCTCGCTCTATCAGTTTGCCCACCAGATCTCACCCACTCGCTGCTGCAGTTGAGGAACAATTGAGCAAATTGAGATCTTCAGATCTCACCTCATCCATCTCCAACAACTTGGTTGCTCTAAAGGACTTTTACGAATGTGTTGAGGATTTCCTTTCTACCGAAGATGCAAAATACATTGATGCAGTCTTGGACAGATCGGTCATGTTGTTGGATGTTTGTGCAACTATTAAGGATGTCTTGTCTATGATGAAGCAATCTTCCCAGGATCTTCAATCATCTATCCGAAGGCAATCCAATGAATTTGATGCATACATGATCTCAAGAAAGAAAGTCTGCAAAATTATCCAAAAATGCCTTTCAGATCTTAAAAAAAACACCAACAAGAACAATGATGTTGTTGCCGATATCCTAACAGAAGTTGAAGCAATAACTCTTGCAGTTTTTGAATCTGTCTTGTCTTTCCTATCTGCACCAAAGCAAAGGTCACTAGTCTCAAAGTTGACCACCAAAAGTGCAACCCAACAAGTTGTCAATGAAGTAACCAAGGTCGATGTTACATTGAAATCCAAAGTCATTGAAgcaaaagaagtgcagaagccaTTGGCTGCTCTTGACATGATCCTTCAAGATCTTGAAGATGGAGTAGAATCTGTCTTCAGATGCCTGATCAAGAACCGGGTTTCACTTCTTAACATTCTGAACCAATAG
- the LOC113349367 gene encoding uncharacterized protein LOC113349367, with protein sequence MQVVIKMNDTDADLALSWSQNAANWVDLEEMSSRVLPSTMGARCLFGCTPHEQSDINLEIKYLFCFGSDTKDKMDSETSRVVASTFFRRLTSATRSFFLLAVLLRSVRHLRITLVTFFLEVMYVSISIEHLRVED encoded by the exons ATGCAAGTGGTGATTAAGATGAATGATACTGACGCTGACCTAGCTTTGTCTTGGAGTCAAAATGCTGCTAATTGGGtcgatttggaagaaatgagtagtaGAGTGTTGCCATCTACAATGGGTGCTAGGTGCTTATTTGGATGCACTCCACATGAACAATCTG ACATCAACTTGGAGATCAAATACCTGTTCTGTTTTGGTTCAGATACAAAAGATAAAATGGATTCGGAAACTTCTAGAGTAGTAGCTTCAACTTTCTTTAGAAGACTGACATCAGCTACAAGGTCATTCTTTTTGTTGGCGGTTCTTTTAAGATCTGTAAGGCACTTGCGAATCACCTTGGTGACTTTCTTTCTGGAGGTCATGTATGTATCAATTTCAATTGAACATTTACGAGTGGAGGATTGA